A window from Solanum stenotomum isolate F172 chromosome 7, ASM1918654v1, whole genome shotgun sequence encodes these proteins:
- the LOC125869764 gene encoding uncharacterized protein LOC125869764: MVVFVNGDLKCGFMLVVVKDMNTRANPRRAKEENVDGGVSPQGLQGYQVPIGNQENEVVVVPPIMTNEEIRVAFLTLVQAMMAQANRNVGPRVNANESTAASRLRDFVRMNSPISLGSRIGEDPQGFLDEIYKIVDAMGVSSREKAKLASYQLKEVAQIWYTQWKANRPEEAGPIEWEEFKEAFLGKYFPLEKRECKIEEFINLRQGGGGSQIVKPTCSTCGKKHFGKCLSGTSGCYGCGKNDHKVRDCPNIVAKGRNNRKAHYSDLSVDGKARNRFYALQVNKGANRDEGAGKS, translated from the exons ATGGTCGTATTTGTGAATGGTGACttgaaatgtgggtttatgcttgtggttgtaaag gatatgaatacgagGGCTAATCCTAGGAGAGCGAAAGAGGAGAATGTGGATGGGGGAGTTTCTCCCCAAGGTCTTCAAGGTTACCAAGTCCCCATAGGCAATCAAGAGAATGAGGTTGTGGTGGTTCCCCCGATCATGactaatgaagagattagggTGGCTTTTTTAACTCTAGTTCAAGCCATGATGGCTCAAGCAAATCGAAAtgtggggcctagggtgaatgctaatgagagTACGGCTgcctcaaggttgagagacttcGTGAGGATGAATTCTCCTATCTCTTTGGGCTCTAGaattggagaagatccccaaggATTCTTAGATGAGATTTACAAAATTGTGGATGCTATGGGAGTATCTTCTCGAGAGAAAGCGAAATTGGCttcataccaattgaaggagGTGGCCCAAATTTGGTACACTCAATGGAAGGCAAATAGGCCGGAGGaagcgggtcctatagaatgggaaGAGTTTAAGGAAGCATTCTTGGGTAAGTACTTTCCCCTAGAGAAGAGGGAGTGCAAAATTGAGGAGTTCATTAATCTTAGGCAAG GAGGTGGTGGTTCACAAATTGTTAAGCCTACTTGTTCCACTTGTGGAAAGAAGCATTTTGGGAAGTGTCTATCCGGTACTAGtggttgctatggttgtgggaaAAATGATCACAAGGTAAGAGATTGTCCTAATATTGTGGCTAAAGGAAGGAATAATAGGAAAGCTCATTATAGTGATCTTAGTGTTGATGGTAAAGCAAGGAAtcgtttctatgctctccaagtTAACAAGGGAGCAAATCGGGATGAAGGTGCCGGTAAGTCATAA